One Stenotrophomonas sp. SAU14A_NAIMI4_5 DNA segment encodes these proteins:
- a CDS encoding DUF2968 domain-containing protein, producing the protein MRETSGGTVFARYPRGAALLAMAMILVAPSALAARGDRETAAEPVRSGPVVRNTVDELKQLMDGNQLTELRTTYNGNYGASLLFNASTLTYYVALFQEKNFWRVIKTDAVDNAERVYRTFVQQTEQLAQVYIDTTRLEAGKRYTERLVSYNEERLRTLQQEMEQQQAQSAQVSASLQQAQQQAVSLSTDVQSTNNQLDALQRRIQILQAEQGNPELSLPKAEASGAPAAASDGN; encoded by the coding sequence ATGCGAGAAACTTCAGGGGGCACCGTCTTCGCCCGGTATCCGCGCGGCGCGGCACTGCTGGCCATGGCCATGATCCTGGTGGCACCGTCGGCACTGGCAGCACGCGGCGATCGCGAAACGGCGGCCGAACCGGTCCGCAGCGGGCCGGTGGTGCGCAATACGGTGGACGAACTCAAGCAGTTGATGGATGGCAACCAGCTCACCGAGCTGCGTACCACCTACAACGGCAACTACGGCGCCAGCCTGCTGTTCAACGCCAGCACCCTGACCTACTACGTGGCGCTGTTCCAGGAAAAGAACTTCTGGCGCGTCATCAAGACCGATGCCGTCGACAACGCCGAGCGCGTCTACCGCACCTTCGTGCAGCAGACCGAGCAGCTTGCCCAGGTCTACATCGATACCACCCGCCTGGAAGCAGGCAAGCGCTACACCGAGCGCCTGGTGTCGTACAACGAAGAGCGCCTGCGCACCCTGCAGCAGGAAATGGAACAGCAGCAGGCACAGTCGGCCCAGGTCAGCGCGTCCCTGCAGCAGGCCCAGCAGCAGGCGGTCAGCCTGAGCACCGATGTGCAGAGCACCAACAACCAGCTGGACGCCCTGCAGCGCCGCATCCAGATCCTGCAGGCCGAACAGGGCAATCCGGAGCTCAGCCTGCCGAAGGCGGAAGCTTCCGGTGCGCCGGCGGCGGCCAGCGACGGCAACTGA
- a CDS encoding alpha/beta hydrolase, giving the protein MSNFVTVKDGARIFYKDWGTGQPIVFAHGWPLSSDAWDPQMLFMGQNGYRVIAHDRRSHGRSSQTWDGNNMDTYADDLAAVLDALDLKDAILVGHSTGGGEVAHYIGRHGSKRVAKVVLVGAVPPLMLKTEANPAGTPLEVFDGIRKGTGGDRSQFFKDLTAPFFGANRDGNSVTQGMRDSFWLQGMLGGVKGQYDCVHEFSEVDYTEDLKKIDVPALVVHGDDDQIVPFDASAKLSSQIIKDAELKVYAGAPHGLTITHADQFNADLLAFVRK; this is encoded by the coding sequence ATGAGCAACTTCGTAACCGTCAAAGATGGCGCCCGCATCTTCTACAAGGATTGGGGCACCGGCCAGCCGATCGTGTTCGCCCATGGCTGGCCGCTGTCGTCCGACGCGTGGGATCCGCAGATGCTGTTCATGGGCCAGAACGGCTACCGCGTCATCGCCCATGACCGCCGCAGCCACGGCCGCTCCAGCCAGACCTGGGACGGCAACAACATGGACACCTACGCCGACGACCTGGCCGCGGTGCTCGATGCGCTCGACCTGAAGGACGCGATCCTGGTCGGCCACTCCACCGGTGGTGGCGAAGTGGCCCACTACATCGGCCGCCATGGCAGCAAGCGCGTGGCCAAGGTGGTGCTGGTCGGCGCCGTGCCGCCGCTGATGCTGAAGACCGAGGCCAACCCGGCCGGCACTCCGCTGGAAGTGTTCGACGGCATCCGCAAGGGCACCGGCGGTGATCGCTCGCAGTTCTTCAAGGACCTGACGGCACCGTTCTTCGGCGCCAACCGCGATGGCAACAGCGTCACCCAGGGCATGCGCGATTCTTTCTGGCTGCAGGGCATGCTGGGCGGCGTCAAGGGCCAGTACGACTGCGTGCACGAGTTCTCGGAAGTGGACTACACCGAAGACCTGAAGAAGATCGACGTGCCGGCCCTGGTCGTGCATGGCGATGACGACCAGATCGTGCCGTTCGATGCGTCGGCCAAGCTGTCCTCGCAGATCATCAAGGACGCCGAGCTGAAGGTCTACGCCGGTGCCCCGCACGGCCTGACCATCACCCACGCCGACCAGTTCAACGCCGACCTGCTGGCGTTCGTACGCAAGTGA
- a CDS encoding amidohydrolase produces the protein MSTLVIRNARVTTLDPQQPHAQALAVQNGRIAAVGSDEQIMREWGNEATIIDAQGRRIVPGLNDSHTHLIRGGLNYNLELRWDGLRSLADAMAMLKAQVDRTPAPQWVRVVGGFTATQFTEKRLPTLQELNDIAPDTPVFLLHLYDRALLNRAALRACGYTKETPDPPGGQIVRDSLGNPTGLLLAKPNALILYATLAKGPRLPIEYQANSTRHFMRELNRLGITSVIDAGGGFQNYPEDYQVIEQLHRDEQLTVRIAYNLFTQNKGSEVNDFRGWSEILQPRQGDDLLRHNGAGEMLVFSAADFELFNEPRPELPPELEPELHDVVKLLVEKRWPFRIHATYDESITRILDVYEQVNREVPFDGLHWFIDHAETITPRNIERIRALGGGIAVQHRMAYQGEAFVERYGVQAARHTPPVKRMLAEGVPVGAGTDATRVASYNPWVALSWLVTGRTVGGLALYGDENLLEREQALRLWTQGSAWFSGDEAVKGTLKQGQLADFIVLSSDFFRVDDAQIADITSLLTVVGGRIVHADGDYAGLAPQLPPAMPDWSPVNKFGGYHVGGTATGLAAAHHHHHGVACGTHGAHGHAAQHAAPTDDLTAFWGAMGCSCFAF, from the coding sequence ATGAGCACGCTGGTCATCAGAAACGCCCGCGTCACCACCCTTGATCCGCAGCAGCCACACGCGCAGGCACTGGCGGTGCAGAACGGTCGCATCGCCGCGGTCGGCAGCGATGAACAGATCATGCGCGAATGGGGCAATGAAGCCACCATCATCGACGCACAGGGCCGCCGCATCGTGCCCGGCCTCAACGACAGCCACACCCACCTGATCCGTGGTGGCCTGAACTACAACCTGGAACTGCGCTGGGATGGCCTGCGCTCGCTGGCCGATGCGATGGCCATGCTGAAGGCGCAGGTCGACCGTACCCCGGCACCGCAGTGGGTGCGCGTGGTCGGTGGCTTCACCGCAACGCAGTTCACCGAGAAGCGCCTGCCCACCCTGCAGGAGCTCAACGACATCGCGCCGGACACGCCGGTGTTCCTGCTGCACCTGTACGACCGGGCGCTGCTGAACCGCGCCGCGCTGCGGGCCTGCGGCTACACCAAGGAGACACCGGATCCGCCCGGTGGCCAGATCGTGCGCGATTCGCTGGGCAACCCGACCGGCCTGCTGCTGGCCAAGCCCAACGCGCTGATCCTGTACGCGACGCTGGCCAAGGGCCCGCGCCTGCCGATCGAGTACCAGGCCAACTCCACCCGCCACTTCATGCGTGAGCTGAACCGCCTGGGCATCACGTCGGTGATCGATGCCGGTGGTGGCTTCCAGAACTACCCGGAGGACTACCAGGTCATCGAACAGCTGCACCGCGACGAGCAGCTGACCGTGCGCATCGCCTACAACCTGTTCACCCAGAACAAGGGCAGCGAGGTCAACGACTTCCGTGGCTGGAGCGAGATACTGCAGCCGCGCCAGGGCGACGACCTGCTGCGCCACAACGGCGCCGGCGAAATGCTGGTGTTCTCCGCCGCCGACTTCGAGCTGTTCAACGAGCCGCGTCCGGAGCTGCCGCCGGAACTGGAGCCCGAGCTGCACGACGTAGTGAAGCTGCTGGTGGAGAAGCGCTGGCCGTTCCGCATCCACGCCACCTACGACGAGAGCATCACCCGCATCCTGGATGTGTACGAGCAGGTGAACCGCGAGGTGCCGTTCGATGGCCTGCACTGGTTCATCGACCACGCCGAAACCATCACCCCGCGCAACATCGAGCGCATCCGCGCACTGGGCGGCGGCATCGCCGTGCAGCACCGCATGGCCTACCAGGGCGAAGCCTTCGTCGAGCGCTATGGCGTGCAGGCCGCGCGGCATACGCCGCCGGTCAAGCGCATGCTGGCCGAGGGCGTGCCGGTCGGCGCCGGTACCGATGCCACCCGCGTGGCCAGCTACAACCCGTGGGTGGCGCTGTCGTGGCTGGTGACCGGGCGCACCGTCGGTGGCCTGGCCCTGTATGGCGACGAGAACCTGCTGGAACGCGAACAGGCACTGCGCCTGTGGACCCAGGGCAGTGCGTGGTTCTCCGGCGACGAGGCGGTGAAGGGCACGCTGAAGCAGGGCCAACTGGCCGACTTCATCGTGCTGTCGTCCGATTTCTTCCGCGTCGATGATGCGCAGATCGCCGACATCACCAGCCTGCTGACCGTGGTCGGTGGCCGCATCGTGCACGCCGATGGTGACTACGCTGGCCTGGCACCGCAGCTTCCGCCGGCGATGCCGGACTGGTCGCCGGTGAACAAGTTCGGTGGTTACCACGTTGGCGGAACCGCCACCGGCCTGGCCGCGGCGCACCATCACCACCACGGTGTGGCCTGCGGCACCCACGGCGCCCACGGTCATGCCGCGCAGCACGCGGCACCGACCGACGACCTCACCGCGTTCTGGGGCGCGATGGGCTGTTCCTGCTTCGCGTTCTGA
- a CDS encoding DoxX family membrane protein, giving the protein MGNGHGLDMALLILRVAAGGFLLPHALGKLFGWFGGPGLAGFAGELRGFGLPAVAPLPLLLALLQVASGLAVLLGWQTRIAALAAAAFIAFTALLALPKGWFWMRGGTEYPLMWTLALLAIALAGPGAWALDGLALPGDIA; this is encoded by the coding sequence ATGGGTAACGGGCACGGCCTCGATATGGCCCTGCTGATCCTGCGCGTGGCAGCGGGAGGTTTCCTGCTGCCACATGCGCTGGGCAAGCTGTTTGGCTGGTTCGGCGGCCCGGGCCTGGCCGGTTTTGCCGGTGAACTGCGCGGCTTCGGCCTGCCGGCGGTGGCGCCGCTGCCGCTGCTGCTGGCCCTGTTGCAGGTGGCCTCCGGCCTGGCCGTGCTGCTGGGCTGGCAGACCCGCATTGCCGCACTGGCCGCGGCCGCGTTCATTGCCTTCACCGCGCTGCTGGCCCTGCCCAAGGGCTGGTTCTGGATGCGCGGTGGCACTGAATACCCCTTGATGTGGACGCTGGCCCTGCTGGCGATCGCCCTGGCCGGGCCGGGCGCCTGGGCGCTGGATGGCCTGGCCCTGCCTGGAGACATCGCATGA
- a CDS encoding hydrolase, which produces MTTATATPAKGLLSPTDHALVLIDFQSQMAFATHTIDISALRNNVSLISKGAKGFNVPVVLTTVAEKSFSGPMFPELPEIFAGQTVFDRTSMNTWEDQPVIDEINRIGKKRLVLAGLWTSVCIVGPTLSALEQGFEVYVITDACGDVSDEAHERAVTRMVQAGARPITSVQYLLELQRDWARGETYGLTTGIARDHAGGYGIGIQYAKTMFGAQEGGH; this is translated from the coding sequence ATGACCACTGCTACCGCCACGCCCGCCAAGGGCCTGCTTTCCCCGACCGACCACGCCCTGGTGCTGATCGACTTCCAGTCGCAGATGGCATTTGCCACCCACACCATCGACATCTCCGCGCTGCGCAACAACGTCTCGCTGATCAGCAAGGGCGCGAAGGGCTTCAACGTGCCGGTGGTGCTGACCACGGTCGCCGAGAAGTCGTTCTCCGGCCCGATGTTCCCGGAGCTGCCGGAGATCTTCGCTGGCCAGACCGTGTTCGACCGCACCTCGATGAACACCTGGGAAGACCAGCCGGTGATCGATGAGATCAACCGCATCGGCAAGAAGCGCCTGGTGCTGGCAGGCCTGTGGACCAGCGTGTGCATCGTCGGCCCGACCCTGTCGGCGCTGGAGCAGGGCTTCGAGGTCTACGTGATCACCGATGCCTGCGGCGATGTCAGCGATGAGGCGCACGAACGTGCGGTCACCCGCATGGTGCAGGCCGGTGCGCGCCCGATCACCAGCGTGCAGTACCTGCTGGAACTGCAGCGCGACTGGGCCCGTGGCGAGACCTACGGCCTGACCACCGGCATCGCCCGCGACCACGCCGGCGGCTACGGCATCGGCATCCAGTACGCCAAGACCATGTTCGGCGCGCAGGAAGGCGGTCACTGA
- a CDS encoding AraC family transcriptional regulator, with protein MAEASPPVAPATALAPHQAAALQRALRYIDAHLSQPLRVTELAEVACVSRFHLVRLFRTGTGASPLRYLRRRRIERARQLLPAGDQPMSRLAQHLGFFDQSHFVRSFRAETGCSPGQYLAGDAALHIPAVLPSSVAPPTTGTHP; from the coding sequence ATGGCCGAAGCTTCACCGCCCGTCGCCCCAGCCACCGCGTTGGCGCCACACCAGGCTGCCGCCCTGCAGCGCGCTCTGCGCTACATCGATGCGCATCTGTCGCAGCCGCTGCGGGTGACGGAGCTGGCCGAGGTGGCCTGCGTGAGCCGTTTCCATCTGGTGCGGCTGTTCCGCACCGGCACCGGTGCCAGCCCGCTGCGCTACCTGCGCCGTCGCCGCATCGAACGCGCGCGGCAACTGCTGCCGGCCGGCGACCAGCCGATGTCCCGCCTGGCCCAGCACCTGGGCTTCTTCGACCAGAGCCATTTCGTCCGCAGTTTCCGTGCCGAGACCGGCTGCAGCCCGGGCCAGTACCTGGCCGGTGATGCCGCCCTGCACATACCCGCTGTTCTCCCTTCTTCTGTTGCCCCGCCCACTACTGGAACCCACCCATGA
- a CDS encoding sensor histidine kinase codes for MLPMRGRPFPLLRRLPALLSCLLLIALPAFAGQRPVVADGMPGYQHTAWRVGQGAPGDIWDIAQDHQGMLWLATGSGLYRFDGRRFERQAAPSGSTFPSTNMVTLATDADDSLWIGYFQAGISQLSARHLRSFGRAEGVPIGVVPHFSRDRDGHLWAAINGGLRWFDGQQWRALPRGSGVPDRRVQWLLHDRQGTFWVLADLKIWRRPAGASTFEDTGIAVSQMASLAESPRGEIWLADRIRGTSPLANAHGLLPCAEREARRLPELVAARLQFTADGTLWATMSPHGGVARVTFEGDQATRMERFDTPQGLTATSAVPVLLDREGNLWVGTNLGLNRFRARSVQTLAAGPTDPYRSLVRASDGRVYGYGEDLKPYDLRRTLLGDSAAQLQDAARQAPTPLWQFDWINLVRTVGGHATRIPLPAPYTGQSLQALLFHNDDDAWMCVGERGVLRYQHAQWYRQPRLPEQACSSMAMASDGAVLLGYADGRLRRMDDRGVATFDTRQGLAVGPVTALLQDQDMLLVAGEAGLAARIGEGHFSEVRTDMAGVLEGITGMVADAHGRLWLNGSRGLVRLDRTALRNAVLTHQPVAPRLFDAVDGMPGIALQSGPIPTAALAADGLLWLATNQGLAWLDTNAAHTNTLAPGVRIGDVLYGATQAPLQEGLRLPAGTTQLQIDYVALSLARPERNRYRYRLSGVDEGWQDAGSSTRAYYTNLIPGTYRFEVEAANEDGIWSTEPASRSFSIASTFVQTIWFKLLCAALVLVALMVAVRIRSGQLAALFRARLQERHGERERIARDLHDTLLQGSQGLILRLHAISQSAQTPDNVRTQLESAMQLAERNLAEGRERVNALRDGPFAGRDLATALADVHAEYAGQGTNPLRLTVEGTPPPLRPDAVEEVFLIGREAIRNALRHAQASAIEVELSYGSRCFLLHVRDDGVGIADDDAGHGHWGLQGMRERAQRLGAELQLWTRPGLGTEVALAVPARRLYHRRPPRWRWPWSAKQHD; via the coding sequence ATGCTGCCCATGCGTGGCCGCCCCTTCCCCTTGCTGCGTCGCCTGCCGGCGCTGCTGTCGTGCCTGCTGCTGATCGCCCTGCCCGCTTTCGCCGGGCAGCGGCCGGTCGTGGCCGACGGCATGCCCGGCTACCAGCACACCGCGTGGCGGGTCGGACAGGGGGCGCCCGGCGACATCTGGGACATCGCCCAGGACCACCAAGGCATGCTGTGGCTGGCGACGGGCTCGGGCCTGTACCGCTTCGACGGCCGCCGTTTCGAACGCCAGGCCGCGCCGTCCGGCAGCACGTTCCCCTCCACCAACATGGTCACCCTGGCAACGGATGCCGACGACAGCCTGTGGATCGGCTACTTCCAGGCAGGCATCAGCCAGCTTTCGGCCCGCCACCTGCGCAGCTTCGGCCGCGCCGAGGGCGTGCCGATCGGCGTGGTGCCACACTTCAGCCGTGATCGCGACGGTCACCTGTGGGCGGCCATCAACGGCGGCCTGCGCTGGTTCGATGGGCAGCAGTGGCGGGCCTTGCCCCGTGGCAGCGGCGTACCGGATCGGCGCGTGCAGTGGCTGCTGCATGATCGCCAGGGCACGTTCTGGGTGCTGGCCGACCTGAAGATCTGGCGACGGCCCGCAGGTGCCAGCACCTTCGAGGACACCGGCATCGCCGTCTCGCAGATGGCCTCGTTGGCCGAAAGCCCGCGCGGCGAAATCTGGCTGGCCGACCGCATTCGCGGCACTTCGCCGCTGGCCAACGCGCACGGCCTGCTGCCTTGCGCCGAGCGCGAGGCGCGACGCCTGCCCGAACTGGTCGCCGCGCGCCTGCAGTTCACCGCCGATGGCACGCTGTGGGCCACGATGAGCCCGCATGGCGGCGTGGCACGGGTCACCTTCGAGGGCGACCAGGCCACGCGCATGGAGCGCTTCGATACGCCGCAGGGCCTGACCGCCACGTCGGCGGTGCCGGTCCTGCTGGATCGCGAAGGCAATCTCTGGGTCGGCACCAACCTCGGCCTCAACCGCTTCCGCGCGCGCAGCGTGCAGACCCTGGCGGCCGGCCCCACCGATCCCTATCGCTCGCTGGTACGCGCCAGCGACGGTCGCGTGTATGGTTATGGCGAGGACCTGAAACCCTACGACCTGCGCCGCACACTGCTGGGCGACAGCGCCGCGCAGCTGCAGGATGCCGCACGCCAGGCGCCGACACCGTTGTGGCAGTTCGACTGGATCAACCTGGTCCGCACCGTCGGCGGCCACGCCACGCGCATTCCACTGCCGGCTCCGTACACCGGGCAGTCCCTGCAGGCGCTGCTGTTCCACAACGACGATGACGCCTGGATGTGTGTCGGCGAGCGCGGCGTCCTGCGCTACCAGCACGCGCAGTGGTACCGCCAGCCGCGGCTGCCCGAACAGGCCTGTTCGTCGATGGCGATGGCCAGCGATGGCGCCGTGCTGCTGGGCTATGCCGATGGTCGGCTGCGGCGCATGGATGACCGCGGGGTGGCGACCTTCGATACCCGCCAGGGATTGGCCGTCGGGCCGGTGACCGCCCTGCTGCAGGACCAGGACATGCTGCTGGTGGCCGGCGAAGCCGGGCTGGCCGCGCGTATCGGCGAGGGCCACTTCAGCGAGGTGCGCACCGACATGGCGGGCGTGCTGGAAGGCATCACCGGCATGGTCGCCGACGCACATGGGCGGCTCTGGCTCAATGGCAGCCGCGGGCTGGTGCGGCTGGACCGCACCGCCCTGCGCAATGCCGTGCTCACCCATCAACCGGTGGCACCGCGCCTGTTCGATGCAGTCGACGGCATGCCCGGCATCGCCCTTCAGAGCGGCCCGATTCCCACCGCCGCGCTGGCCGCCGACGGACTACTGTGGCTCGCCACCAACCAGGGGTTGGCGTGGCTGGACACCAACGCCGCACACACCAACACCCTGGCACCGGGCGTGCGTATCGGCGATGTGCTGTATGGCGCCACCCAGGCACCGCTGCAGGAAGGGCTGCGCCTGCCGGCCGGTACCACCCAGCTGCAGATCGACTACGTGGCGCTGTCGCTGGCCCGGCCGGAACGCAACCGCTACCGCTACCGTCTTTCCGGCGTGGACGAAGGCTGGCAGGACGCCGGCAGCAGCACGCGCGCCTACTACACCAACCTCATCCCGGGCACGTACCGCTTCGAGGTGGAAGCGGCCAACGAGGACGGCATCTGGAGCACGGAGCCGGCCAGCCGCAGCTTCAGCATCGCCTCCACCTTCGTGCAGACGATCTGGTTCAAGCTGCTGTGCGCGGCGCTGGTGCTGGTGGCGCTGATGGTGGCCGTGCGCATCCGCAGCGGCCAGCTGGCCGCACTGTTCCGCGCGCGCCTGCAGGAACGCCATGGCGAGCGCGAGCGCATCGCCCGCGATCTGCACGACACCCTGCTGCAGGGCAGCCAGGGGCTGATCCTGCGCCTGCATGCGATCAGCCAGTCGGCGCAGACGCCGGACAACGTGCGCACCCAGCTGGAATCGGCGATGCAGCTGGCCGAACGCAACCTCGCCGAGGGCCGCGAGCGGGTCAATGCGCTGCGCGATGGTCCCTTCGCCGGCCGCGACCTGGCCACCGCATTGGCCGACGTGCATGCCGAGTACGCCGGCCAGGGCACCAACCCGCTGCGCCTGACCGTCGAAGGCACGCCACCGCCGCTGCGGCCCGATGCCGTGGAGGAGGTGTTCCTGATCGGCCGCGAAGCGATCCGCAATGCCCTGCGCCATGCCCAGGCCAGCGCCATCGAGGTGGAACTGTCCTACGGCAGCCGCTGTTTCCTGCTGCATGTGCGCGACGACGGCGTCGGCATTGCCGACGACGATGCCGGCCATGGCCACTGGGGCCTGCAGGGCATGCGCGAACGCGCGCAGCGGCTTGGCGCGGAACTGCAGCTGTGGACCCGCCCGGGCCTGGGCACCGAAGTCGCGCTGGCGGTTCCCGCACGGCGCCTGTATCACCGCCGGCCGCCACGTTGGCGCTGGCCCTGGAGTGCAAAGCAGCATGACTGA
- a CDS encoding response regulator transcription factor — protein sequence MTESSSPIGVLVVDDHPLLRDGLAALLGAQPDLRLLGEAADGEEAIARYQELQPDVVLMDLQMPRLDGVEAIVRIRALDPRARIIVLTTYRGDVRAVRALQAGASAYLLKDMLRHELVDTIRTVAGGRRAAIPPAVAASIAAHVVEDRLSPRETEVLRHVAGGLSNKRIGERMQISEQTVKAHMKSLMDKLGVGDRTHAVTQALRRGIISLDDSGHD from the coding sequence ATGACTGAGTCTTCTTCCCCGATCGGCGTACTGGTGGTCGACGACCATCCGCTGCTGCGCGACGGCCTGGCCGCCCTGCTCGGCGCGCAACCGGACCTGCGCCTGCTGGGCGAAGCCGCCGACGGCGAGGAGGCCATCGCGCGCTACCAGGAACTGCAGCCGGACGTGGTGCTGATGGACCTGCAGATGCCGCGCCTGGATGGCGTGGAAGCGATCGTGCGGATCCGCGCACTGGACCCGCGCGCGCGCATCATCGTGCTGACCACCTACCGTGGCGACGTGCGTGCGGTACGTGCGCTGCAGGCTGGCGCCAGCGCCTACCTGCTGAAGGACATGCTGCGCCACGAACTGGTGGACACGATCCGCACGGTGGCCGGCGGCCGGCGTGCCGCGATTCCCCCGGCGGTGGCCGCGAGCATCGCCGCCCACGTGGTGGAAGACCGGCTGTCGCCGCGCGAGACGGAAGTGCTGCGGCACGTTGCCGGTGGCCTGTCGAACAAACGCATCGGCGAGCGGATGCAGATTTCCGAGCAGACGGTGAAGGCGCACATGAAGAGCCTGATGGACAAGCTGGGCGTGGGTGACCGCACGCATGCGGTGACGCAGGCGCTGCGGCGCGGGATCATCAGCCTGGATGACAGCGGTCACGATTAA
- a CDS encoding MFS transporter, whose amino-acid sequence MSTPSVSVTATPTAAPSAPLVLAMAAGAGFSVASLYYSQPMLGLIAQDLGASERGVGLVPTLTQLGYALGILLLAPLGDRFDRRHLILLKSVLLSLALGAAALAGHLPGLLMASLLVGLMATLAQDIVPAAAVLAPDAHRGQIVGRVMTGLLLGILLSRVVSGVVAEAWGWRTQFVLAAVSVAAMGAVMAKALPRFAPTSTLRYPALLASLLQLWREQPQLRRAVASQSLLAVGFSAFWSTLALMLHAKLGLGSAAAGAFGIAGAAGALAAPFAGRYADRLGSHAVARLAIAVALVGFGLLLADSWLPTAALLPLLVVSALLFDFGFQSALVAHQTLVYGLVPPARSRLNALLFTGMFIGMAAGGALGSLALAQWGWHGVAWLAVVCAGSSLLVRLR is encoded by the coding sequence ATGTCCACCCCCTCTGTTTCCGTGACCGCCACGCCCACTGCCGCCCCCTCGGCCCCGCTGGTCCTGGCGATGGCGGCCGGCGCCGGCTTTTCGGTGGCCTCGCTGTACTACAGCCAGCCGATGCTGGGCCTGATCGCGCAGGACCTCGGCGCCAGCGAGCGCGGCGTCGGCCTGGTGCCGACCCTGACCCAGCTGGGCTACGCGCTGGGCATCCTGCTGCTGGCCCCGCTGGGTGACCGCTTCGACCGTCGTCACCTGATCCTGCTGAAGTCGGTGCTGTTGTCGCTGGCCCTGGGGGCGGCGGCGCTGGCCGGCCATCTGCCGGGCCTGCTGATGGCCAGCCTGCTGGTAGGCCTGATGGCCACGTTGGCGCAGGACATCGTGCCGGCGGCGGCGGTACTGGCCCCGGACGCACACCGCGGGCAGATCGTTGGCCGGGTGATGACCGGTCTGCTGCTGGGCATCCTGCTCTCGCGCGTGGTCAGTGGCGTGGTCGCCGAAGCCTGGGGCTGGCGTACGCAGTTCGTGCTGGCGGCGGTGTCGGTGGCGGCGATGGGCGCGGTGATGGCCAAGGCACTGCCGCGCTTCGCACCGACCAGCACCTTGCGCTACCCGGCATTGCTGGCCTCGCTGCTGCAGTTGTGGCGGGAGCAGCCGCAGCTGCGTCGCGCGGTCGCCAGCCAGTCGCTGCTGGCGGTGGGCTTCAGCGCGTTCTGGTCGACCCTGGCACTGATGCTGCACGCCAAGCTCGGGTTGGGCAGTGCCGCCGCAGGTGCGTTCGGCATTGCCGGTGCGGCCGGCGCGCTGGCGGCGCCGTTCGCGGGCCGCTATGCCGACCGCCTGGGCAGCCACGCGGTGGCACGGCTGGCGATTGCGGTGGCGCTGGTGGGCTTCGGCCTGCTGCTGGCCGACAGCTGGCTGCCGACCGCCGCGCTGCTGCCTCTGCTGGTGGTGAGCGCGCTGCTGTTCGACTTCGGTTTCCAGTCGGCGCTGGTGGCGCACCAGACGCTGGTCTACGGCCTGGTGCCGCCGGCGCGCAGCCGCCTCAACGCGCTGCTGTTCACCGGCATGTTCATCGGCATGGCGGCGGGTGGTGCGCTGGGCAGCCTCGCACTTGCCCAGTGGGGTTGGCATGGCGTGGCGTGGCTGGCAGTGGTGTGTGCGGGCAGCAGCCTGCTGGTGCGGTTGAGGTGA
- a CDS encoding LysR family transcriptional regulator has product MTDLPTGADRLDLLRTFLRIVDAGSLSAAATQLGTTQPTVSRRLQALERQLGLRLLQRSTHGLQLTEDGQRCQRHAQRVIDEWESLQAELHGEAQVLRGRLRVMVPHAFGQAQLLPTMLDFLARHPQLSLEWILEDHRPDFVAEGIDCAVRVGPVDEPRMVALPLAEVPRIVVASPTLADPARVRTPEQAQALPWIALATYYRERLLLHDAQGRAHTLSIAPRLLTDNLFVVQRAAVAGLGAAMVSAWLVADDLAEGRLVQLLPQWQAPPLPVHLVFPAARQQPLRLRAFIDAMKEALPQLHGMRPAVR; this is encoded by the coding sequence ATGACCGACCTGCCCACTGGCGCCGACCGCCTCGACCTGCTGCGCACCTTCCTGCGCATCGTCGATGCCGGCAGCCTTTCCGCCGCCGCCACCCAGCTCGGCACCACACAGCCCACGGTCAGCCGGCGGCTGCAGGCGCTGGAGCGACAGCTGGGCCTGCGCCTGCTGCAGCGCTCCACCCACGGCCTGCAGCTGACCGAGGACGGCCAGCGCTGCCAGCGCCACGCGCAGCGGGTCATCGATGAGTGGGAGTCACTGCAGGCCGAGCTGCATGGCGAGGCGCAGGTGCTGCGCGGGCGTCTGCGGGTGATGGTGCCGCACGCGTTCGGCCAGGCGCAGCTGCTGCCGACCATGCTGGATTTCCTGGCACGGCACCCGCAGCTGAGCCTGGAATGGATCCTCGAGGACCATCGCCCGGATTTCGTTGCCGAGGGCATCGACTGCGCCGTGCGCGTCGGCCCGGTGGACGAGCCGCGCATGGTCGCCCTGCCGCTGGCCGAGGTGCCGCGCATCGTGGTGGCCTCGCCCACCCTGGCCGATCCGGCGCGCGTGCGCACGCCCGAGCAGGCGCAGGCACTGCCCTGGATCGCGCTGGCCACCTATTACCGCGAGCGCCTGCTGCTGCACGATGCGCAGGGGCGCGCGCACACGCTGTCGATCGCCCCGCGCCTGCTCACCGACAACCTGTTCGTGGTGCAGCGTGCCGCCGTGGCCGGTCTGGGCGCGGCGATGGTCTCGGCGTGGCTGGTGGCCGACGATCTCGCCGAAGGCCGTCTGGTGCAGCTGCTACCGCAGTGGCAGGCGCCACCGCTGCCGGTGCACCTGGTGTTCCCCGCCGCGCGCCAGCAGCCGCTGCGGCTGCGCGCGTTCATCGATGCGATGAAGGAAGCACTGCCGCAGCTGCATGGGATGCGACCGGCGGTGCGCTGA